In a genomic window of Pokkaliibacter sp. MBI-7:
- a CDS encoding APC family permease, whose amino-acid sequence MRQSTAERMGLMGAIAIGIGGMVGGGIFAVLGEAVSTAHGATPVAFALAGVVALLTAVSYARLAVAYPNRGGTVVFIDNAFGNNLASGSVNVMLWLSYLVTIALYASAFASYAATFFADGVSPLQQHALISVAIILPAAINLISASFVSRSETLIVVLKLALLVFIIYSSLPYMDIQHVSPAQWGDPLSIVAAGMIIFVAYEGFELIANAAEDIENPRRNLPLAFILSVVLVMVLYVVIAVLTVSTVSEAQLVTARDYALAVAARPALGQSGFVIVAAAALLATFSAINATIYGNARLGYTLARDGQLPEQFDHEVWNKPVVGVLMTAIISLLIANTISLNEIAIIGSASFLLIFTLVNASACRLRQRIGGSIWLYGAGTVLCALALVVLLIHTCQTDVRALWVFLGFLLISCGFEGVFGTIVRGHFLGRQY is encoded by the coding sequence ATGAGGCAAAGCACGGCAGAGCGTATGGGGCTGATGGGGGCAATCGCCATCGGCATCGGGGGAATGGTCGGGGGTGGTATTTTTGCTGTACTGGGCGAGGCGGTGTCGACCGCCCACGGCGCTACTCCTGTGGCTTTTGCACTGGCTGGTGTAGTTGCGCTGTTAACCGCTGTGAGTTATGCCCGTCTTGCTGTGGCCTATCCCAATCGGGGCGGTACGGTGGTCTTCATTGATAATGCTTTCGGTAACAATCTGGCCTCGGGCAGTGTGAACGTCATGCTGTGGCTCAGCTATCTGGTCACCATTGCTCTCTACGCCAGTGCATTCGCCTCCTATGCGGCGACTTTTTTCGCAGATGGCGTTTCACCCCTACAGCAGCATGCCCTGATCAGTGTGGCGATTATTCTGCCAGCCGCCATCAATCTGATCAGCGCCAGTTTTGTCAGCCGTTCGGAGACCCTGATTGTGGTGCTGAAACTGGCACTCTTGGTGTTCATCATTTATTCCAGCCTGCCTTATATGGATATTCAGCATGTCAGTCCGGCCCAGTGGGGGGATCCGCTTTCTATTGTGGCGGCGGGCATGATTATCTTCGTGGCATACGAAGGATTTGAGCTCATTGCCAACGCCGCAGAGGATATCGAGAACCCGCGACGCAACCTGCCGCTGGCTTTTATCTTGTCGGTTGTGCTGGTCATGGTGCTGTATGTGGTGATTGCGGTGCTGACGGTCAGCACGGTAAGTGAGGCGCAGCTGGTGACTGCCAGGGATTATGCACTGGCCGTGGCTGCCAGGCCTGCTCTGGGCCAAAGTGGCTTTGTGATCGTAGCAGCAGCGGCTTTGCTGGCTACCTTCTCTGCTATCAACGCTACCATCTATGGCAATGCGCGTCTTGGCTACACTCTGGCCAGAGACGGACAGCTGCCTGAGCAGTTTGATCACGAGGTCTGGAATAAACCTGTGGTCGGTGTGCTGATGACCGCCATTATCAGTCTGCTGATTGCTAATACGATCAGCCTCAATGAAATCGCCATTATCGGCAGTGCCAGTTTTCTGTTGATCTTTACACTAGTGAATGCCAGTGCATGCAGATTGCGTCAGCGCATCGGGGGCAGCATCTGGCTTTATGGAGCAGGTACCGTGTTGTGTGCTCTGGCGCTGGTTGTGCTGCTCATTCACACCTGTCAGACCGACGTGCGTGCTCTCTGGGTTTTTCTCGGTTTTTTACTGATTTCCTGTGGTTTTGAGGGGGTCTTTGGCACGATCGTGCGGGGCCACTTTCTCGGCAGGCAATACTGA
- a CDS encoding glyoxalase superfamily protein: MSLSGAIPILRIFDEARAREFYLDFLGFHLDWEHRFDRDFPLYLQISLDQCVLHLTEHHGDCCPGSAIRIPCDHLHQYCEQLNTRNYAYAHPGIKKMPWGTSDMAIIDPFGNRLVFTRDDEVC; the protein is encoded by the coding sequence ATGTCGTTATCCGGTGCTATTCCGATCCTGAGAATCTTTGATGAAGCCAGAGCCCGGGAGTTCTATCTGGACTTCCTCGGCTTTCATCTCGACTGGGAGCATCGCTTTGATCGCGACTTTCCTCTCTACCTGCAAATTTCCCTCGACCAGTGTGTACTGCATCTGACTGAGCACCATGGTGATTGCTGTCCTGGCAGTGCCATTCGTATCCCCTGTGACCATCTGCATCAGTATTGCGAGCAACTGAACACCAGGAACTATGCCTACGCGCATCCGGGGATCAAGAAGATGCCATGGGGAACCAGTGATATGGCGATAATCGATCCCTTTGGAAACCGACTGGTTTTTACCAGAGACGACGAAGTTTGCTAA
- a CDS encoding PA2169 family four-helix-bundle protein produces MRNQIINEYDADVLSHIVNVCEDGKQFYQHAAQQAHNPALRQVFDEQLKARLSVINALRPEYEMRKAKPLSREQTVEGYLRELYTEVKTALAADDKEDYVLVEQLLASEDRTLIEMQEAINAVSNPALSMQLNDQLTHIQQAHARMHHLKNVLKPH; encoded by the coding sequence ATGCGTAACCAAATAATCAATGAGTATGATGCTGATGTCCTGTCACATATCGTCAACGTGTGCGAAGACGGTAAACAGTTCTATCAGCATGCGGCGCAGCAGGCGCATAACCCGGCGCTGCGTCAGGTGTTTGACGAACAGCTGAAAGCCCGCCTTTCAGTCATCAATGCGCTTCGACCGGAGTATGAGATGCGCAAGGCTAAACCGCTCTCGCGTGAGCAAACCGTCGAGGGATACCTGCGCGAACTGTACACGGAAGTTAAAACAGCACTGGCTGCAGACGACAAGGAAGATTATGTGCTGGTTGAACAGCTCCTGGCATCTGAGGATCGTACGCTGATCGAGATGCAGGAGGCGATCAATGCCGTGAGCAACCCGGCGTTGAGCATGCAGTTAAATGACCAGTTAACCCACATCCAGCAGGCGCATGCGCGGATGCATCATCTGAAAAACGTGTTAAAGCCGCATTGA
- a CDS encoding DUF1328 domain-containing protein, with the protein MLSWAAVFFILAIVAGLLGFTGIAAASTGIAKILFLVFLVMFVIFLITGRRPPKV; encoded by the coding sequence ATGCTTTCATGGGCTGCTGTATTTTTTATTCTCGCTATTGTGGCGGGCTTGCTGGGCTTTACCGGAATTGCTGCGGCATCGACCGGAATTGCGAAAATTCTGTTTCTGGTCTTTCTGGTGATGTTTGTCATCTTCCTTATTACTGGCAGAAGACCCCCAAAAGTCTGA
- a CDS encoding TonB-dependent receptor gives MDRKFVMAGLGYALVGLALGIYMAASKNHSQLVTHAHIMLLGFVVSFIYGVCHRLWLQNVPVRMANLQFYIHQLGTLVLLIGLFCLFAGLVPEPILGPVLGIASVIVFSGLVLMKVMFIKYART, from the coding sequence ATGGACAGAAAGTTTGTTATGGCAGGCTTGGGCTACGCGTTAGTCGGTTTGGCTCTGGGCATCTATATGGCTGCGTCTAAAAACCACAGCCAGCTGGTGACACATGCCCATATCATGCTGCTTGGCTTTGTCGTGTCGTTTATCTACGGCGTCTGTCACAGACTCTGGTTGCAGAATGTTCCTGTTCGCATGGCCAACCTGCAGTTCTATATTCATCAGCTGGGCACGCTGGTGCTCCTGATCGGTCTGTTCTGTCTTTTTGCTGGCCTTGTCCCGGAACCCATTCTGGGGCCCGTGTTAGGGATCGCTTCTGTCATTGTCTTTAGTGGGCTGGTGCTGATGAAAGTGATGTTCATCAAGTACGCCAGAACCTGA
- a CDS encoding amidohydrolase family protein: MTLRKPTILSNELAGALEAQIRTGDYPAGTKLPSEAQLCARYGISRNVVREALARLKSSGLVESRQGAGVFVLSASAHQSFRIVTSEGDRLALRKLFELRLEVEVAAASMAARRRQSEQLIRLEQLLLVLTDSPQPLQIEQQMQECVAEASGNEYLSGFLAYLNGADRLADGFLTVWWSQHRADLIRHWQQIIAAIRLGDPDLARREYWRYLLDSAEGCGIRGLQGWERTRMSNLAEPFAPLCAAPDAMPRRPRLPIPLGACDCHMHVFWPELQRPFTPHRSYTPPPSSLQDYMRVMDKLGLSRAVVVQPSVYGTDNHVTLETLRQGGDRFRGVVVIDPDTPMNELLRMHALGVRGVRINLLFKSGVAVSDVRTLAAKVAPLGWHLQILLDVSEFSDIEASLGRLPVPVVIDHMGHLPPEFGPQHPGFVSMLRLLERGQLWVKLSGAERISADRWPYIDVRPLAETLLATNPERLLWASDWPHTCLPGAMPNDGDLLDLLGLWTDNPALQHRVLVDNPALLYGFEPIEQGQPVGPDEKVSTL, from the coding sequence TTGACGCTACGTAAACCTACCATTCTCTCCAATGAACTGGCCGGAGCATTGGAAGCCCAGATTCGTACTGGCGACTATCCTGCGGGAACCAAGCTGCCCAGTGAGGCACAGCTATGCGCGCGGTACGGCATCAGCCGCAATGTAGTGCGCGAGGCTCTGGCGAGACTGAAATCATCCGGACTGGTAGAAAGCCGTCAGGGCGCAGGCGTGTTTGTACTTTCAGCCTCTGCTCACCAGAGCTTTCGCATCGTTACCAGTGAGGGAGATCGTCTGGCACTGCGTAAGTTGTTCGAACTGCGTCTAGAAGTAGAAGTGGCCGCCGCCAGCATGGCAGCACGACGCCGCCAGAGTGAACAGCTGATAAGACTTGAGCAGCTGCTACTAGTACTGACCGACAGCCCGCAGCCACTGCAGATTGAGCAGCAGATGCAGGAGTGTGTTGCCGAGGCCTCCGGCAATGAATATCTCAGCGGTTTCCTGGCCTACCTTAATGGGGCCGACCGACTGGCCGACGGCTTTCTGACCGTCTGGTGGAGTCAGCACCGTGCGGACCTGATCCGCCACTGGCAGCAGATTATTGCCGCCATTCGCCTTGGTGACCCGGACCTGGCCCGCCGTGAGTACTGGCGCTATCTGCTTGACAGTGCGGAAGGTTGCGGGATTCGTGGCCTGCAGGGGTGGGAGCGGACCCGCATGAGCAATCTGGCAGAACCCTTCGCTCCGCTTTGCGCGGCCCCGGATGCAATGCCTCGCCGCCCCCGATTACCAATTCCCCTGGGCGCCTGTGACTGCCACATGCATGTCTTCTGGCCTGAGTTGCAACGCCCCTTTACACCTCATCGCTCCTACACACCGCCCCCTTCTTCACTGCAGGACTATATGCGGGTGATGGATAAACTGGGCCTGTCCCGCGCCGTCGTCGTACAACCCAGCGTCTATGGCACAGACAATCACGTCACGCTGGAAACCCTGCGACAGGGCGGTGACCGTTTCCGCGGCGTGGTCGTGATTGACCCTGATACACCGATGAATGAACTGCTACGCATGCACGCACTCGGCGTACGTGGCGTGCGCATCAACCTGCTGTTCAAGAGCGGCGTCGCCGTGTCGGACGTACGTACTCTGGCGGCCAAAGTTGCCCCTCTGGGCTGGCACCTGCAGATTCTGCTGGATGTATCAGAGTTCTCCGATATCGAAGCCAGCCTTGGCAGGCTGCCTGTGCCGGTAGTCATTGATCATATGGGCCATCTGCCACCGGAGTTCGGCCCTCAGCATCCCGGCTTTGTCAGCATGCTGCGCCTGCTGGAACGTGGTCAGCTGTGGGTCAAACTGTCTGGGGCCGAGCGCATCAGTGCTGATCGCTGGCCCTATATCGATGTACGCCCGCTGGCAGAAACGCTGCTGGCGACCAATCCTGAACGTTTACTGTGGGCCAGCGACTGGCCTCATACCTGCCTGCCCGGCGCCATGCCCAATGATGGCGATTTGCTGGATCTACTGGGACTGTGGACCGATAACCCAGCCCTTCAACACCGTGTTTTAGTCGACAACCCGGCATTGCTCTACGGCTTTGAGCCGATTGAGCAAGGCCAGCCTGTCGGCCCTGATGAGAAAGTGAGTACCCTATGA
- a CDS encoding FAD-binding and (Fe-S)-binding domain-containing protein, with product MIPRLAEVSPLQSDYLAFLDALKAQGFEGDVNPDYANRTVLATDNSIYQVMPQGVLYPASTADLQRIAQLLNQPRFHKVKVSPRGGGTGTNGQSLNDGLLVDVSKHMNQIIEINAAERWVRVQAGVVKDQLNAALKPYGLFFAPELSTSNRATIGGMINTDASGQGSVRYGKTRDHVLELHSVLLDGTLWHSSPLTQEQLEPMLQRQDRVGEIHRLADSIQRTRQEEISATFPRLNRCLTGYDLAHIRDEQQRFDLNALLCGSEGTLAFITEAKLNVLPIPKYSALVNVQYGSFNEALRDAQGLMRGNPTSIETVDSKVLNLAMQDIIWHSVAQWFPQTSETPIQGINLVEFTGDDEAILAEEVNRLTAQLDAEASGGVRLGYTVAMGNDNVKQIWGMRKKSVGLLGNAQGERRPIPFVEDTAVPPENLADYILEFRALLDSHGLQYGMFGHVDAGVLHVRPAIDMKDPEQEPLVRIISDGVVALTQKYKGLIWGEHGKGVRSEYGPAFFGNLYACLQELKGTFDPYNQLNPGKIATPAKDGATLLKIDEVPTRGQFDRTIPVASRLKFEEGMHCNGNGACFNFDPDDAMCPSWKGTRQRIHSPKGRSSLIREWLRLMQKEHADPVQLAKEQRQSSAVQTFIPKVKNTLAKRRGEYDFSHEVHEAMAGCLACKSCAGQCPIKVNVPELRSQFLELYYGRYLRPLKDYFIGTLEFVIPYLARTPWLYNGLMGNGLTRKALQKYAGMADSPLLSDIRLDRAMASMGIPFATQESLQALTAEQRSKAVIIVQDAFTSYFDTQVVTDILALLSRLGFNPMVAPFRANGKPLHVHGFLKQFTRTAERQAQLLNTLAATGIPLVGIDPSMTLTYRSEYKKYLAAGQAPQVQLLQEWLSEHVTTLQSKADRLRQGSFKLLAHCTEKTNAAPSVSAWQKVFAALGQELAVINTGCCGMSGTYGHETANLDTSKTIYGQSWAKVVNDPANRGKLTATGYSCRSQVKRMDAQQLPHPLQILLQQLH from the coding sequence ATGATTCCCCGTCTTGCCGAAGTATCGCCGCTGCAAAGCGACTATCTGGCCTTCCTGGATGCCCTGAAAGCTCAGGGTTTTGAAGGCGACGTCAACCCGGATTATGCCAACCGCACGGTGCTGGCAACGGATAACTCCATCTATCAGGTGATGCCACAGGGCGTGCTCTACCCCGCCTCGACCGCTGACCTGCAACGCATTGCCCAGTTACTCAACCAGCCTCGCTTTCACAAGGTCAAGGTGTCACCCCGTGGCGGTGGCACCGGCACCAATGGCCAGTCCCTGAATGACGGCTTGCTGGTGGATGTGTCAAAGCACATGAACCAAATCATTGAGATCAATGCAGCTGAACGCTGGGTGCGGGTGCAGGCGGGCGTGGTCAAGGATCAGCTCAATGCCGCACTCAAGCCTTACGGCCTGTTCTTCGCCCCTGAACTGTCTACCAGCAACCGCGCCACCATTGGCGGCATGATCAATACTGATGCCAGTGGCCAGGGATCCGTGCGTTACGGCAAGACACGCGACCACGTACTGGAACTGCACAGCGTGCTGCTTGACGGCACTCTGTGGCACTCCAGCCCGCTGACGCAGGAGCAGCTGGAGCCCATGCTGCAGAGACAGGATCGCGTCGGTGAAATTCACCGTCTGGCAGACAGTATTCAACGTACCCGTCAGGAAGAAATCAGCGCGACCTTCCCGAGACTGAACCGCTGCCTGACCGGCTATGACCTTGCGCATATCCGCGATGAGCAGCAGCGCTTTGATCTCAATGCCCTGCTGTGTGGCTCTGAAGGCACCCTGGCCTTCATTACTGAAGCCAAGCTCAATGTGCTGCCCATCCCCAAATATTCTGCGCTGGTCAATGTGCAATATGGCAGTTTCAACGAAGCACTGCGGGATGCTCAGGGCCTGATGCGCGGCAACCCGACGTCCATTGAGACGGTTGACTCCAAGGTACTCAATCTGGCGATGCAGGACATCATCTGGCATAGCGTGGCCCAGTGGTTCCCCCAGACCAGCGAGACGCCTATTCAGGGTATCAATCTGGTGGAGTTCACCGGTGACGATGAGGCCATACTGGCAGAAGAGGTAAACCGCCTCACCGCCCAGCTGGATGCTGAAGCTTCTGGTGGAGTCCGCCTCGGCTATACCGTGGCCATGGGCAACGACAACGTCAAACAGATTTGGGGAATGCGCAAGAAGTCCGTCGGCCTGCTGGGCAATGCGCAGGGCGAGCGTCGGCCAATTCCCTTTGTCGAGGACACCGCCGTGCCTCCAGAGAATCTGGCGGATTACATTCTTGAGTTTCGAGCACTGCTGGACAGCCATGGTCTGCAATACGGCATGTTCGGGCACGTTGATGCCGGCGTGTTGCACGTACGTCCAGCCATCGACATGAAAGATCCCGAGCAGGAGCCATTGGTCCGCATCATCTCTGATGGCGTCGTCGCACTAACGCAGAAATACAAAGGTCTGATCTGGGGAGAGCACGGCAAAGGTGTCCGTTCGGAATACGGCCCTGCCTTCTTCGGCAACCTTTATGCCTGCCTGCAGGAACTCAAAGGCACCTTTGACCCCTACAACCAGCTGAACCCGGGCAAGATCGCCACACCCGCCAAAGACGGTGCAACCCTGCTGAAAATTGATGAAGTGCCGACCCGAGGCCAGTTTGATCGCACCATTCCCGTTGCCAGCCGTCTCAAGTTTGAAGAAGGCATGCACTGTAACGGTAACGGTGCCTGCTTCAACTTCGACCCGGACGACGCCATGTGCCCGTCCTGGAAGGGTACACGGCAGCGCATCCATTCACCCAAAGGCCGCTCCTCGCTGATCCGCGAGTGGCTGCGACTGATGCAGAAGGAACATGCCGACCCGGTACAGCTGGCCAAAGAACAGCGACAGAGTTCTGCAGTTCAGACCTTTATTCCCAAGGTCAAAAACACGCTGGCAAAACGTCGTGGCGAATATGACTTCAGCCATGAGGTACATGAAGCCATGGCGGGCTGCCTGGCCTGCAAATCCTGCGCCGGACAATGCCCCATCAAAGTCAATGTGCCCGAACTGCGCAGCCAGTTCCTCGAGCTTTACTATGGCCGCTATCTGCGCCCATTGAAGGACTACTTTATTGGCACACTGGAGTTCGTCATCCCTTATCTGGCACGCACTCCCTGGCTGTATAACGGCCTGATGGGGAACGGCCTGACGCGCAAAGCACTGCAGAAATACGCAGGCATGGCCGACAGTCCGCTACTCAGTGATATTCGACTGGATCGTGCCATGGCAAGTATGGGCATTCCCTTTGCCACTCAGGAAAGTCTGCAGGCTCTGACCGCAGAACAGCGCAGCAAGGCTGTGATTATTGTGCAGGATGCCTTCACGTCCTATTTCGATACCCAGGTCGTGACCGATATTCTGGCCCTGCTCAGCAGACTGGGCTTCAACCCCATGGTGGCGCCTTTCCGGGCCAATGGTAAGCCGCTGCATGTGCATGGCTTCCTCAAGCAGTTCACGCGCACGGCAGAACGTCAGGCACAACTGCTCAATACCCTGGCAGCCACCGGTATTCCTCTGGTGGGCATTGATCCGTCAATGACCCTGACCTATCGCAGCGAATACAAAAAATATCTGGCAGCAGGACAGGCGCCTCAGGTTCAGCTGCTGCAGGAGTGGCTGTCAGAGCACGTCACCACATTGCAGTCAAAAGCAGACCGCCTGCGTCAGGGAAGCTTCAAACTACTGGCTCACTGCACCGAAAAAACCAATGCTGCACCCAGTGTCAGTGCCTGGCAGAAAGTCTTTGCTGCGCTGGGTCAGGAACTGGCGGTAATCAACACGGGCTGCTGTGGCATGTCAGGTACCTATGGTCATGAAACGGCCAATCTGGATACATCAAAAACCATTTATGGCCAGAGCTGGGCCAAAGTGGTGAATGATCCGGCTAACCGGGGAAAACTGACGGCAACAGGTTACTCCTGCCGCAGTCAGGTAAAGCGAATGGATGCCCAGCAGTTGCCTCATCCATTGCAGATTCTGCTGCAGCAGTTGCACTAA
- a CDS encoding DUF1289 domain-containing protein produces MTPTSSSAKNVESPCISVCELNAQNVCIGCWRTLEEISRWWDMNNDEKREVLQKADARSAG; encoded by the coding sequence ATGACGCCGACGTCATCATCAGCAAAAAATGTGGAAAGCCCCTGCATCAGCGTGTGCGAACTCAATGCCCAGAACGTCTGTATTGGCTGCTGGCGGACACTGGAGGAAATCAGTCGCTGGTGGGATATGAACAATGATGAAAAGCGTGAAGTACTGCAAAAGGCAGATGCACGCTCAGCAGGCTGA
- a CDS encoding VWA domain-containing protein, whose translation MLVDFFTAVRQAGVPCTLREWLDLVAALAADVAFASMDDFYVLARTVLVKDEAHYDRFDRAFAAYFKGIESVELDVAQLIPREWLLNQWQRWLTEEERQQLQQHNNLQELMEKLYQRLREQKERHAGGNKWIGTGGTSPFGAYGDHPQGIRIGQDGNRRHSAVKVWDQRLFRDLDGDATLGIRQIQMALRRLRQFARDGAADELDLEHTIRATARQAGMLDLQMRAERHNAVKVLLFFDIGGSMDPYVQLCEELFSACRTEFKHLEYFYFHNCIYESVWKTNMRRQHNRTELEEIWRTYDADYKVIIIGDASMAPWEVTHPGGSVEHFNQEAGSVWLQRLKSHFRKVVWLSPMAERYWDYTESLVLIRQLMEGHMYPLSLTGVEEGIHHLSR comes from the coding sequence GTGCTGGTCGACTTTTTTACCGCCGTTCGTCAGGCGGGCGTCCCCTGTACGTTGCGTGAGTGGCTGGACTTGGTTGCCGCACTGGCCGCCGACGTGGCCTTTGCCAGTATGGATGATTTTTACGTGCTCGCCAGAACGGTGCTGGTCAAGGATGAAGCACACTACGATCGCTTTGATCGGGCTTTCGCAGCTTACTTCAAGGGTATTGAAAGCGTTGAGCTTGATGTTGCGCAGCTTATTCCTCGTGAGTGGTTGCTCAACCAGTGGCAGCGCTGGCTGACTGAAGAAGAGCGTCAGCAGTTGCAGCAGCATAACAACCTGCAGGAGCTGATGGAGAAGTTGTATCAGCGCTTGCGCGAGCAGAAGGAACGGCATGCAGGTGGCAACAAATGGATCGGTACCGGGGGGACATCTCCCTTCGGCGCTTATGGCGATCATCCTCAGGGGATTCGTATCGGCCAGGACGGCAATCGGCGTCATAGTGCAGTAAAGGTGTGGGATCAGCGCCTGTTCCGTGATCTGGATGGAGACGCCACGCTGGGTATTCGTCAGATCCAGATGGCCCTGCGACGATTGCGCCAGTTTGCCCGGGATGGCGCAGCAGATGAACTGGATCTGGAACATACCATCCGGGCGACCGCCCGTCAGGCGGGTATGCTGGATCTGCAGATGCGTGCGGAACGTCACAATGCGGTAAAGGTGTTGCTGTTCTTTGATATCGGCGGGTCAATGGACCCCTACGTACAGCTCTGTGAAGAGCTGTTCTCAGCCTGCCGGACAGAGTTCAAGCATCTGGAGTATTTCTATTTCCATAACTGCATCTACGAGTCAGTGTGGAAAACCAACATGCGCCGACAGCACAATCGGACAGAGCTGGAAGAAATCTGGCGCACTTACGATGCAGACTACAAAGTCATCATTATTGGTGATGCGTCCATGGCTCCCTGGGAGGTAACGCATCCTGGAGGCAGTGTCGAGCATTTTAATCAGGAAGCGGGGTCAGTCTGGTTGCAGCGTCTGAAGTCTCATTTCCGCAAGGTTGTGTGGTTAAGCCCCATGGCAGAGCGTTATTGGGACTACACGGAATCGCTGGTATTGATCCGACAGCTGATGGAAGGGCATATGTATCCACTCAGTCTGACCGGTGTTGAAGAAGGGATACATCATCTGAGCCGCTGA
- a CDS encoding MoxR family ATPase, with amino-acid sequence MTRFSGSDRYIAPSDLQLAVNAAVRLQRPLLVKGEPGTGKTQLAEEVARSLGYSLISWHIKSTTKAQQGLYEYDAVSRLRDSQLGDERVHDIANYIVKGKLWEAFTADSPVVLLIDEIDKADIEFPNDLLLELDRMEFYVYETRQTVKAVHRPIVIITSNNEKELPDAFLRRCFFHYINFPERETLKQILHVHHGDIETELVERALDVFFDIRQQNGIRKKPSTSELIDWLKLLMADEISREALIEKQGAQAIPPLAGALLKNEQDVHLLERLAFMHRQQKG; translated from the coding sequence ATGACGCGTTTTTCAGGCAGTGATCGTTATATCGCGCCATCAGATCTGCAGCTGGCAGTTAATGCTGCTGTTCGTTTGCAGCGACCGCTGCTGGTCAAAGGAGAGCCTGGCACCGGGAAAACGCAGCTGGCGGAAGAGGTGGCCCGCAGTCTGGGCTATTCACTGATCAGCTGGCATATCAAGTCAACGACCAAGGCTCAGCAGGGCTTATATGAATACGACGCAGTATCTCGCCTGCGTGACTCTCAGCTTGGCGATGAGCGCGTCCATGATATTGCCAATTACATTGTTAAAGGTAAGTTGTGGGAGGCTTTTACTGCGGACAGCCCGGTGGTTCTCCTGATTGATGAAATCGATAAGGCTGACATCGAATTTCCCAACGATCTGCTGTTGGAACTGGATCGCATGGAGTTCTATGTGTACGAGACCAGGCAGACGGTAAAAGCAGTTCATCGACCGATTGTTATCATCACCAGTAACAATGAAAAGGAATTGCCGGACGCATTTTTGCGGCGCTGTTTCTTCCACTACATTAACTTTCCTGAGCGCGAAACCCTGAAGCAGATACTGCATGTACACCATGGAGATATAGAGACAGAGTTGGTTGAGCGGGCGCTGGACGTGTTCTTTGATATTCGCCAGCAAAACGGTATTCGCAAAAAGCCCAGCACTTCAGAGTTGATAGACTGGCTTAAGTTATTGATGGCCGATGAAATCAGTCGGGAAGCCCTGATCGAAAAGCAGGGCGCGCAGGCGATCCCACCTCTCGCCGGAGCGCTACTGAAAAACGAGCAGGACGTACACCTGCTGGAGCGCCTGGCATTCATGCATCGCCAGCAGAAGGGTTAA
- the cysK gene encoding cysteine synthase A, which yields MPLYADNSLTIGHTPLVRINRLTKARVYAKLESRNPAGSVKCRIGASMVWEAEKSGALKPGMELVEPTSGNTGIALAFVAASRGYTITLTMPASMSLERRKVLKALGANLVLTEPAKGMKGAIEKARELVEEQPGKRLMLQQFENPANPKIHEETTGPEIWADTEGNIDVLVAGVGTGGTISGTSRFIKQHKAITSVAVEPVDSPVITQQLQGQEIKPAPHKIQGIGAGFVPKNLDLNIVDRVEQVTNDEAIAMARRLMQEEGILAGISCGAAMAAAIRLAEQPEFADKTFVVILPDSGERYLSSVLFDGMFSEQETQQ from the coding sequence ATGCCTCTCTATGCTGACAATTCGCTCACCATCGGCCACACCCCGCTAGTCAGAATCAATCGCCTGACCAAAGCCAGGGTGTATGCCAAGCTGGAAAGTCGTAACCCAGCAGGATCGGTCAAGTGCCGCATTGGAGCCAGCATGGTCTGGGAAGCAGAAAAGTCCGGCGCCCTCAAACCAGGCATGGAGCTTGTCGAACCTACCAGCGGCAACACCGGGATTGCACTGGCCTTCGTCGCTGCCAGCCGTGGCTATACCATTACATTGACCATGCCCGCCTCCATGAGCCTTGAGCGACGCAAAGTACTCAAAGCGCTGGGCGCCAATCTGGTACTGACTGAGCCTGCAAAAGGCATGAAAGGCGCTATAGAAAAAGCACGCGAACTTGTGGAAGAGCAGCCCGGCAAGCGCCTGATGCTTCAGCAGTTCGAAAACCCTGCCAACCCCAAGATTCACGAAGAAACCACAGGGCCTGAAATCTGGGCCGACACGGAAGGTAATATTGACGTACTGGTAGCGGGTGTAGGTACAGGTGGCACCATTTCCGGCACCAGCCGCTTTATCAAACAGCACAAGGCCATTACTTCAGTGGCGGTAGAGCCAGTGGACTCCCCCGTGATCACTCAGCAATTGCAGGGCCAGGAAATCAAACCCGCCCCTCACAAGATTCAGGGCATTGGCGCTGGTTTCGTACCAAAGAATCTGGATCTGAACATTGTTGACCGGGTGGAGCAAGTCACTAATGACGAGGCCATTGCTATGGCTCGCCGCCTGATGCAGGAAGAAGGCATCCTGGCTGGCATTTCCTGTGGGGCGGCAATGGCTGCTGCGATTCGACTGGCTGAACAACCCGAATTTGCAGACAAGACCTTCGTAGTTATTCTTCCCGATTCAGGTGAGCGTTACCTGTCGTCCGTCCTGTTCGACGGTATGTTCAGTGAGCAGGAAACACAGCAATAA